A genomic window from Candidatus Pelagisphaera phototrophica includes:
- a CDS encoding acyl-CoA thioesterase: protein MITSVSTIEVRYSETDMMGIVYHASYLPWLELGRTNLLKETGVSYSSIEQSGFFLPVVEIQMKYRRPAKYDDTITIKTTMKEKPFAKIRLDYELYKNNELIATGYSIHAFTNKSGQPIKAPRQFTEAFNQAF from the coding sequence ATGATAACCAGTGTATCCACGATTGAAGTTCGCTACTCGGAAACCGATATGATGGGGATTGTATACCACGCAAGCTACCTACCCTGGCTTGAGCTTGGAAGAACGAACCTCTTGAAAGAAACTGGCGTTTCCTACTCATCGATCGAACAATCCGGTTTTTTCCTCCCCGTAGTCGAGATCCAAATGAAGTATCGGCGTCCCGCAAAGTATGACGATACCATCACAATAAAGACGACTATGAAAGAAAAGCCGTTCGCCAAAATCCGTCTAGACTACGAACTGTACAAAAACAACGAACTGATCGCTACTGGCTACAGCATTCACGCTTTCACAAATAAGTCAGGACAACCAATCAAGGCCCCGCGGCAATTTACAGAAGCTTTTAACCAGGCTTTTTAA
- a CDS encoding glycosyltransferase family 4 protein: MSIASSPPILLISHEFFPKRGGIATYSEEIARGAASNGREIEVWAPKSESIANHNFPFHVRQLDLKGSQDLLCQLKLAREWQRNRGAIRNSIVHLTDPGPILATRYIQYFRSLKPHRLVLTFHGSEIIRFAGKPFTKALINKIIKRCDRIHVLSRYSRSLLERYFPESIPKILVIPGALKSDFRVPEIKESNITGPLIILTVGRLHPRKGQADTIDALKRLPESTRQIIEFWVVGSGGKFRYGEELKHKAKEAGFRVKFFGDVSGEKLQELYAKADIFALNSVYFRKSVEGYGLVYLEAAAFGLPIVAHRVGGVSEAVSHMNNGILVKPHDQEALTEAFNRLVQDPALRENMGNHGRIWSQRFSWNQIANELYNDIVM; this comes from the coding sequence ATGAGTATCGCTTCCAGTCCTCCCATCCTTCTTATTTCACACGAGTTTTTCCCAAAAAGGGGTGGAATCGCTACATACTCTGAAGAAATCGCGCGAGGGGCTGCAAGCAACGGGCGAGAAATTGAAGTCTGGGCTCCGAAGTCTGAATCAATCGCCAACCACAACTTCCCGTTCCACGTAAGACAACTGGATTTAAAAGGATCGCAAGACTTGCTCTGCCAGTTAAAGCTCGCCCGAGAGTGGCAAAGAAACCGTGGAGCGATTAGAAACTCGATCGTCCATCTGACCGACCCTGGACCCATTCTAGCAACGCGCTACATCCAGTATTTCAGATCCTTGAAGCCCCACCGACTTGTACTCACCTTTCATGGTTCGGAAATCATCCGATTTGCAGGGAAGCCTTTCACTAAGGCACTGATAAACAAAATTATAAAGAGGTGCGACCGCATTCATGTATTGTCCAGATATTCGAGATCCCTTCTCGAGCGATACTTTCCCGAATCGATACCCAAAATACTTGTAATCCCCGGAGCCCTGAAGTCCGACTTTCGCGTCCCCGAAATTAAGGAAAGCAATATCACTGGCCCTCTCATCATACTAACAGTGGGTCGCCTCCATCCCCGAAAGGGGCAAGCTGATACCATAGATGCCCTCAAGAGGTTACCCGAATCGACACGTCAGATAATCGAATTCTGGGTCGTCGGTTCGGGAGGCAAATTCAGATATGGTGAAGAACTGAAGCACAAAGCAAAAGAAGCGGGATTCCGAGTTAAGTTTTTTGGCGACGTTTCCGGCGAGAAACTGCAAGAGCTTTATGCAAAAGCCGACATTTTCGCACTAAACAGCGTATATTTCCGGAAAAGCGTCGAGGGCTATGGTCTGGTCTACTTGGAAGCCGCTGCTTTCGGCCTTCCTATTGTTGCCCATCGCGTTGGGGGCGTTTCCGAAGCTGTATCCCATATGAATAACGGCATTCTGGTGAAACCGCATGATCAAGAAGCCTTAACAGAGGCCTTCAATCGATTGGTTCAAGATCCGGCTCTTCGGGAAAACATGGGAAATCACGGAAGGATTTGGTCACAACGCTTCAGTTGGAATCAAATTGCAAATGAGCTCTACAACGACATCGTTATGTAG
- a CDS encoding beta-ketoacyl-[acyl-carrier-protein] synthase family protein, with amino-acid sequence MELKRVFITGVGVISGIGNDVEIVSENLRKLKHGFSSFPVYPPFEDDPRNAVKLISAPKGFEVDSLDSEDWTYPDRYKIRREELRGLAPHGVYVYCAMKQAIEDASLSDLDVSNSETGIYTASAGSTRMVYNNMKRMREVGPMRCSPTGIVSSISGTLSFNLVACFKIMGNSCGFSSACASSGHALGYAFDDIASGRQNRMFVAAGEDVNYESVVPFTGMRALSLESKPERASCPFDQERNGFVSAGGGAVLVLESEDEVGRRGVKPYAELLGWGQASDGHNVAISHPGGVGLVRAIENALRTAGITASEIDYVNAHATSTLIGDASEGKALDAIFSSKRLSPRISSTKAITGHGLSLASALETVLVSIAIKEGFTPGSAHIKNLDPKFEALNVIRRTETVAPNIALSNSSGFGGSNVVLILKKP; translated from the coding sequence ATGGAACTAAAGCGAGTATTCATAACAGGGGTTGGGGTAATCAGTGGCATCGGCAATGACGTGGAGATTGTCTCTGAAAATCTTAGAAAGCTTAAGCATGGATTTAGCTCATTTCCTGTGTATCCCCCTTTTGAAGACGATCCGCGGAACGCTGTAAAACTGATTTCGGCTCCAAAAGGATTTGAAGTTGATTCGTTAGACTCTGAAGATTGGACCTATCCCGATCGATATAAGATTCGGAGAGAAGAATTACGTGGTCTAGCGCCGCATGGTGTCTACGTCTATTGTGCAATGAAGCAGGCCATTGAAGATGCGTCTCTTTCTGATTTAGACGTATCAAATAGCGAAACTGGGATCTATACGGCATCGGCGGGTTCGACGCGGATGGTTTACAACAACATGAAGCGTATGCGGGAAGTGGGTCCCATGCGCTGTTCTCCCACAGGAATCGTTTCTTCCATCTCCGGGACCTTGAGTTTCAACCTGGTCGCCTGCTTTAAGATTATGGGCAATTCGTGTGGGTTTTCATCTGCCTGCGCCTCTTCTGGGCACGCTCTGGGATACGCCTTTGATGACATCGCTTCTGGAAGGCAAAATCGAATGTTTGTTGCTGCGGGTGAGGACGTAAACTACGAAAGTGTCGTGCCTTTTACCGGTATGAGGGCGTTGTCTTTGGAGAGTAAACCCGAGAGGGCGTCTTGTCCGTTTGACCAAGAGCGAAATGGCTTTGTTAGCGCTGGAGGTGGAGCGGTCCTTGTTCTTGAAAGTGAAGACGAAGTTGGGCGTAGGGGCGTCAAACCTTACGCAGAGTTGCTCGGATGGGGACAGGCAAGCGATGGCCACAATGTCGCAATCTCGCATCCTGGAGGCGTAGGCTTGGTTAGGGCGATTGAGAACGCTCTCCGAACGGCCGGGATCACAGCAAGCGAGATTGACTATGTTAATGCCCACGCAACCTCAACGCTTATTGGGGACGCTAGCGAAGGGAAAGCTTTGGATGCCATATTTTCGTCCAAGCGCTTAAGCCCAAGAATTAGTAGTACAAAAGCGATTACAGGACATGGGCTCAGTCTCGCCAGTGCCCTGGAAACAGTTCTCGTCAGCATTGCCATAAAAGAGGGCTTCACTCCGGGTTCCGCCCATATCAAAAACTTGGATCCTAAGTTTGAGGCGTTGAACGTTATTCGTAGGACCGAGACAGTGGCCCCGAATATTGCGCTGAGCAATAGCAGCGGTTTTGGAGGCTCTAATGTGGTGCTGATTCTCAAGAAACCTTGA
- a CDS encoding phosphopantetheine-binding protein, with product MSDQTITREKIAGSPTSGSEALLRETLKRCSSATLEAALNYRTTKDSAFVPVIVLGIVERFLDPEAVGKLRSGDDSIQFMEDLGMDSLTMIEAIMMVEESLGVSVKNDELMNLRSIGDLKSFIEEKLTGISKGGKSEFYSIEQVAAVMPQQEPFLFLEQVNLSDRDAVGRYTISGREQFLEGHFKGNPVFPASIMLESLGQLAVFSLLKKAPEEIQSAIDSTEVYFTGADGVRCYRVCKPGDILDLSVKLKRARTPLAVFSGQITVNGEKTVVAEEITLAFKPLELTANGSGNGATPSSELNGNAYSSNGTH from the coding sequence ATGTCAGACCAGACAATTACTAGGGAAAAAATCGCAGGATCGCCAACTTCCGGGAGCGAGGCGTTGCTGAGGGAGACTTTAAAACGGTGCTCTTCGGCTACGTTGGAGGCCGCTTTGAATTACCGAACCACGAAAGACAGTGCCTTTGTACCTGTGATCGTTTTGGGGATCGTGGAGCGATTTCTTGATCCTGAAGCCGTGGGTAAGCTCAGAAGCGGCGACGATTCAATCCAATTTATGGAAGATTTGGGGATGGATTCGTTGACCATGATAGAAGCCATAATGATGGTAGAAGAGTCCCTTGGTGTATCGGTCAAAAATGACGAGCTGATGAATCTGAGATCGATTGGTGATTTGAAATCGTTCATAGAGGAGAAGTTAACGGGAATTTCAAAGGGAGGCAAGAGTGAGTTCTATTCGATCGAGCAGGTGGCGGCAGTGATGCCGCAGCAAGAGCCCTTTTTGTTTTTGGAGCAGGTAAACTTGTCAGATCGAGATGCGGTTGGACGGTATACAATTTCGGGTCGAGAGCAATTTCTTGAGGGACACTTCAAAGGGAACCCCGTATTTCCTGCTTCCATAATGCTAGAGTCTTTAGGACAGCTCGCCGTCTTTTCGTTATTAAAGAAGGCTCCAGAAGAAATTCAGTCTGCCATTGATTCTACAGAAGTTTACTTTACCGGAGCGGACGGCGTCCGTTGCTATCGGGTGTGCAAACCGGGTGACATACTCGATCTAAGCGTCAAATTGAAACGGGCAAGAACTCCCTTGGCGGTTTTTTCGGGGCAAATTACGGTAAATGGGGAAAAAACGGTTGTCGCAGAGGAAATTACTTTGGCGTTCAAGCCTTTGGAGCTAACGGCAAACGGCTCGGGCAATGGAGCTACCCCGTCATCAGAATTGAACGGCAACGCTTACTCAAGTAACGGAACCCATTAA